ATTCAAATGCATGTAATTTTTCACCAGCTAGTGCAGAAGGCGATAATGTATATACAGTTGGAGCTGTAGATTATAGTAATACATTGGCTCCTTATAGTAACTGGGGGATTTGTATCGATCTTGTGGCTCCAGGAGGTCCTTATACTACTTTAAGTAATACTTCTACTAATGGTTATTCAACTGCTTATGGTACATCTTATGCATCAGCATATGTAGGTGGTTTATTCTTACACACACTTCCTGGAGATACACTACCAACTAGTGACGATTATAATAAGAGAGGAACACCTACAGTAGCCCCAAGTATTGTACAGTGTAAATAATTAGAGCTTATCAGGTATCAGCATAGGCATAAAAACAGCTCAGCTTTAGAAAAGAAGTTGAGCTGTTTTTATGCTAAAAAAAAATTCCCTAACATACAGGGTATGCAGGGAATTGAAGTTTGTTAGTTTGTTTATTAAAGTGGTTCTACTGATTATTCTTCGTAGAACGTAATATAATTCAAGTTAAATGTTGATGTCGCTCCAGTAATTTTTGATCCCACATATCTGAAAGCGATATAGACATTCTTATTCGCATAGGCAGAGAAATCAATATCTTCAAGAGGAGTCCAAGCTTGGGCTTTAAGATCCCCAGACTTAACAACCGCAACTGGTTCACCCCATGCGTTTTTATCTATTTCTAATTCATCTGGATTATATGTTTCCGAGATGTAGATTTCTAATAATGTATGAGGCTCAGTAAGTGAAGGAGTTGTTTCTCTTAGCATCAACTCTGCTTTAGGTGCCGAATATCCCGATAGTGAAATAGGGTCTTCCGAAATTAACCAAGTCACATTCTGAGCGGCGTCAACTCCGCCGTAATATGCCGATGCAGAAACATAACCAGATTCACCCATCCACGAAATCTTTCCATGCTCGATGATGTTTTGCCAGCCTTCAAATTCAGTATCCTTAAACTTCACATCAGCGAAATCTTCTCGATAAAAGATATTGTAATCAGTACGAGGCTCGTCTAATTCTACATCTTCTACCTCATTTATATAAAGGCCATATTCACCATCTACTTTTCCAAGAATTGCAGTTATTGAACCTTGTCCATTAGGCAAAGTTTGAGAAGCAAAATTAGCTGAGGCATTCGTGAATACATATTTTGTGCCTCCAGTAGGTCCTTCCAAAGTCCTTTTTGTTGGCTCATCACCAGCTTCGGCGTAACTCATTCCTACTTCAACAAATTGTGCTCTATTGATCTTGACAAGGCTACCTACAAGAGTATCGCTCAATACTGTAGTAGGGAAAATTTCATGTGCTTCAATCGTATTGCTAGCGCCAGTTCTTGTAAAGTGATTGCGGACTTCGGTTTCAGTGATTCCTCGATATGAGCTATCGCCACTACCTTCATCATAACCACCAATTTCAACACCATTTTTAGCGTCTTTATTGAAGTATAAGCCTTTTGTACTAATCTTGATTTCTTCTCCAAGTACAAAATTCTCATATATTTTATCTTCATCAATATAAATACGAATACCTCCTGTCGAGTCTTGTAGATAAAGGCTATTCGCTAGGTTTCCAGAAGCATCATTTCCAATCACAACCCCAGTTACAAAACTTGAATCTGATACTACACCATGTGCTCTATTCTTGAATGACTTAATATCGTATTCCAATACCGGAATCGTCTCATCATCATCGTCATTACATGAATAAATGAATAAGGGTAGTGCTAGAAGTAGATAGATAAGTCTCTTTGAAATTGTGTTTGTCATCACTTTACTGTTGGTTAAACCGTTCAATTTTCAGTAAGAGAGACAAAGTTTTTCTAAAATTCGTTGTACTGATTTAGTTTCTTTTGCAATTGGATAGCTTTAAAATAGCTCTATACCAAGATAGGTAGGAAAAAAGAAGAGTAAACGTAACTTTGTTTTTGGACGAACAAGATATAAAGACGATGAAGAGAATTTGTTTTGCAACGAACAATCAGAATAAACTGCATGAGATAGCTGTACAACTTGGTGAAAAGTTTGAGCTAGTAATACTAAAAGAAATTGGCTGTGATGAAGATGTACCTGAAGAGCAAGAAACTTTAGAAGGAAACTCAAAACAAAAGGCTGAATACATTTGGGAAAACTACAACCATTCTTGTTTTGCAGATGATACAGGTTTAGAAATAGAAGCTTTAGGTGGAGAACCAGGTGTTTACTCTGCCAGATATGCAGGCCCACAAAGAGAAAGCGAAGATAATATGGCCTTGGTGCTAGAAAAAATGCAAGGACAGACAAATAGAAATGCACGTTTTCGCACTGTTATTACATTGGTCATTGATGGAAAATATGAGCAGTTTGAAGGTATTTGTGAAGGTGAAATTATAGAAGAAAGGACAGGTGATAAAGGTTTTGGTTACGACCCGATCTTTAAGCCAAAAGGTTATGATGTGACTTTTGCTCAGATGAGTACAGAAGAAAAAAATAAAATTAGCCATAGAGGATTAGCTGTGGCTAAACTAGTAGAGAGACTTAAAAGTCTGTAAAGTATAAAGAAACAAAAAGAGGCACTGTTCAATGAACTGTGCCTCTTGTATTGTAATCTAATCTATCTGTAGAATGCACAAATTAGAAATTAATCTGTGCCTGTAATCTCAAAATATTACCAGCTTGATAATTTGGTGTATAAACACCGTCATTGAATGATGAAGCAGAATCGTCATAACGACGGTCAGCAAATACATACATTGCAACAAGCTCAAAAGCTTTGTGTGGTTGCCACTCTATACCAATCTCAAGGTCATTAACCTCGTAGCTTCTAGCATCCAACTCGAATTTCTTACCTCCATCAT
The sequence above is drawn from the Sediminitomix flava genome and encodes:
- a CDS encoding DUF5689 domain-containing protein; this encodes MTNTISKRLIYLLLALPLFIYSCNDDDDETIPVLEYDIKSFKNRAHGVVSDSSFVTGVVIGNDASGNLANSLYLQDSTGGIRIYIDEDKIYENFVLGEEIKISTKGLYFNKDAKNGVEIGGYDEGSGDSSYRGITETEVRNHFTRTGASNTIEAHEIFPTTVLSDTLVGSLVKINRAQFVEVGMSYAEAGDEPTKRTLEGPTGGTKYVFTNASANFASQTLPNGQGSITAILGKVDGEYGLYINEVEDVELDEPRTDYNIFYREDFADVKFKDTEFEGWQNIIEHGKISWMGESGYVSASAYYGGVDAAQNVTWLISEDPISLSGYSAPKAELMLRETTPSLTEPHTLLEIYISETYNPDELEIDKNAWGEPVAVVKSGDLKAQAWTPLEDIDFSAYANKNVYIAFRYVGSKITGATSTFNLNYITFYEE
- a CDS encoding non-canonical purine NTP diphosphatase gives rise to the protein MKRICFATNNQNKLHEIAVQLGEKFELVILKEIGCDEDVPEEQETLEGNSKQKAEYIWENYNHSCFADDTGLEIEALGGEPGVYSARYAGPQRESEDNMALVLEKMQGQTNRNARFRTVITLVIDGKYEQFEGICEGEIIEERTGDKGFGYDPIFKPKGYDVTFAQMSTEEKNKISHRGLAVAKLVERLKSL